Below is a genomic region from Hyalangium minutum.
CGAGCTTGCCGGGCTCCACGCCAGCGGCAAGTTCCAACCGACGTTCTACCCGTGTGCACAAAGCGGACGGGCCGCTGGCGGCCTTCAGCAGCGGCCAGCCTATGGCCTTTACTCCCCGGGACCAGCGTGCCCGCACCAAGTCGTACGCCGCGAGAAGCACCTCGCGCTCGGGCTTCTGCAATGGCGGGGGCCTACTTCCCCTAACGGCGCTGCTCATTCGATGCCTCCTCTCTTCAACGCGTGGTGAGCCTTGCGGACGGCCGCGCGCTGCGCAGGCGTGGTCTGCTCGGGGAACGCCTCCAGCAGCACCACCAGCGCCTCTCCAAGCAGGTGAGCCACGTCGCCCGCCTTCGCGTCCGGGTCCACCTCGCAGAGCAAACGGTGAGCACGCCGGACTGCCGCCTCACTCTCCCCCTGCATGTGTCCGAGGGCCACGCTCAGTTCCTGTGCGTGGTGGCCTTGTTCCTCCGGAAGGCCCTCGGTGAGCTCTCCCAACTCTTCACTCGCACGCTGCACGTTGGTGCGCACCTGCTCTAGAAGCAGCTTCACAGATCGCGCGCGCTGCACTGCATTCTTGTCGGTCGCAGTCTTCACGGGCCCTCTTGCTCGGCACCATATCGAAGCTTGAAGGTCACGAAGGGACGCAGGGAGGAGGCAGCAGCGTGGCCGTGGCTCTCGATCTTGGACGCGGGCAGCAGCCCGTTGGTGGGGGGGCACCACGTCGAGGGCACGGAGCTGTGCGCGGAAGTTTGAGGATCTGGTGCAGCGTGCGGCTGAGGGCATCACCGACCAGGCGTGGCTTGCTCTTCGGCAAAAGTCGTCCGAAGGGCCGGGGCGTACTTCCTTGGCGGTATCGCGTGGGCTCTCGCTCCGTCTTTACCCTGCTCCTTCCATAGGCGCTCGTTGGCCGCCTACTCTCGTGGACGGTGCCTGCGGTGAATCCCCCTACGACTTCACGTTTCCGTGTCGTGCTGGCCACGGCTCTGCTGGTCAACGCCTTGGGCTGTGCGGACTTCGAAAAGGAGGCCGCTGCATTCTGCGAGCGCAACCCTTCACGGTGCGGCCACGGCGTGGGTAACGAGGAACTTCCTGATGCAGGAGGCACTACAGGGGAACCGCCACCAGACGCGGGTGCAGTGGACACGACAGCCCCAACCATCACTCAGAGTTCGCAGTCCGCAGCTGGCGTAGACGGTCCGGGCACCATCACCTTCAGCGTGACCGCCCATGACGACGAATCGCCCCAACTCAGCTTCGCATGGACAGCCAGTCATGAAGCACTGGGCATCCCTTCAAATACTGACACCACCAGCGAGGTGGACTGGACCTCACCGTCCTGCCTCCCAGCAGGCACCGTCGTGACAGTGACCGTTGTCGTCACCAACGGCAGCGATGTGTCCACTGTCAAGACGTTCACCCTCCCGGCCACGTCGTGCCCAACCCCCTCTGTGGCCGCAGGCCCCCATCACTCGCTGGCGCTGCGACGCGACGGCACCGTCTGGGCCTGGGGCAACAACGACAACGGCCAGCTCGGCGATGAGTCCACCACGCAGCGGCTCTCGCCGGTACGGGTGCCCGGCCTCACCAGCGTCACCGCATTGGCCGCAGGTGGTACCCACTCCTTGGCGCTGCGAAGCGACGGCAGCGTCTGGGCCTGGGGCAACAACGGCACCGGCCAACTCGGCGATGGGTCCACCATTAATCGACCCTCGCCGGTACAGGTGCCCGGCCTCACCAGCGTCACCGCCTTGGCCGCAGGTGGTCGCCACTCCTTGGCGCTGCGAAGCGACGGCAGCGTCTGGGCCTGGGGCAACAACGGCACCGGCCAACTCGGCGATGGGTCCACCATTAATCGACCCTCGCCGGTACAGGTGCCCGGCCTCACCAGCGTCACCGCCTTGGCCACAGGCCCCGAGTACTCGTTGGCGCTGCGGAGTGACGGCACCGTCTGGGCATGGGGATCCAACTTCTACGGCCAACTCGGCGATGGGTCCACCACGCAGCGGCGCTCGCCGGTACAGGTGATCGGCCTCACCAGCGTCACCGCCTTGGCCGCAGGTGGTACCCACTCCTTGGCGCTACGAAGCGACGGCACCGTCTGGGCCTGGGGCGACAACTTCTACGGCCAACTCGGCGATGGGTCCACCACCCGGCGGATCATTCCGGCTCAGGTGCCCGGCTTCACCAGCGTCACCGCCCTGGCCGCAAGTGATGGGCACTCGATGGCGCTGCGGAGCGACGGCACCGTCTGGGTCTGGGGATCCAACGACTACGGCCAATTCGGCGATGGGTCCTCCTCCCCTTTTTTTGGGAGGGCCTCGCCGGCACAGGTGCCCAACCTCACCAGCGTCACCGCCTTGGCCACAGGTGGTCGCCACTCCTTGGCGCTGCGAAGTGATGGCACCGTCTGGGCTTGGGGCGACAACGCCTTCGGCCAGATCGGTATTGGTTTCTCCAAGCGACAGGCAGCCCCTGTTCAATCAGCTGGGTTGACCGACATCATCGGCTTGGCCGCAGGTGATGGCCACTCCTTGGCGCTGCGGAGCGATGGCACCGTCTGGGCCTGGGGCGACAACGCCGCCGGCGAACTCGGCGATGGGTCCACCATTGATCGGCCTTCGCCGGTACAGGTGCCCAACCTCACCAGCGTCACCGCCTTGGCCGCAGGTGGTAGCTACTCCTTGGCGCTGCGGAGCGACGGCACCGTCTGGGCCTGGGGATCCAACTTCTACGGCCAACTCGGCGATGGGTCCTCCATTAGTCGGCTCTCGCCGGTCCAGGTGCCCAACCTCACCAGCGTCACCGCCTTGGCCGCAGGTGGTCGCCACTCCTTGGCGCTGCGAAGCAACGGCACCGTCTGGGCCTGGGGCTACAACGGCACCGGCCAACTCGGCGATGGGTCCACCATTGATCGGCCTTCGCCGGTACAGGTGCCCGGCCTCACCAGCGTCATCGCCCTGACCGCAGGCTTCAACCACTCGGTGGCGCTGCGTGGTGGCGAGCGCACCGTCTGGGCCTGGGGCAACAACGACAACGGCCAGCTCGGCGATGGGTCCACCACGCAGCGGCTCTCGCCGGTCCAGGTGCCCAGCCTCACCAGCGTCACCGCATTGGCCGCAGGCTACTTCCACTCCTTGGCGCTGCGGAGCAACGGCACCGTCTGGGCCTGGGGCGACAACTCCTCCGGCCAACTCGGCGATGGGTCTACCACTCAGCGGCCCGCGCCGGTGCAGGTGCCCAACCTCACCAGCGTCAACGCCTTGGCCGCAGGTGGTCGCCACTCCTTGACGCTGCGAAGCGACGGCAGCGTCTGGGCCTGGGGCAACAACGGCACCGGCCAACTCGGCGATGGGTCCACCATTAATCGACCCTCGCCGGTACAGGTGCCCGGCCTCACCAGCGTCACCGCATTGGCCGCAGGTGGTACCCACTCCTTGGCGCTGCGAAGCGACGGCAGCGTCTGGGCCTGGGGCAACAACGGCACCGGCCAACTCGGCGATGGGTCCACCATTAATCGACCCTCGCCGGTACAGGTGCCCGGCCTCACCAGCGTTGTCGCCCTGACCGCAGGCTTTAACCACTCGGTGGCGCTGCGTGGCGAGCGCACCGTCTGGGCATGGGGCGACAACACCTACGGCCAAATCGGCAATGGGGCGGCAGCGATGATGCCCCTACCCGTCCGAGCACTGCTTCCCTGAAACATTGGAACCGGAGGGGACGGCACGGTGGATCCAATTGCCCTGAAGAGCCCACTGCTGCGCACCAGGGGTCTCCCTGGTGCAGAGGCGCCGACTCCAGCACTGCGCCACAAGCGGTCGGTTCTGGCGCGGTGTTTGCGCCACCTGTAACCGCGCGAAACCATTGGGCCTTACCCTATCGTAAATGGCCCGGAATTGTGGCGCACTCTCTGTGCCTTCGGCCACCTGCAGCGCGCCTCCTCCTACCTGGGGTGCTCCACGGACAAGGATCGCCCGTCTTGGCCCTCCCAGGGGACCTTATTGGGCTCGTCCCCGGTGCTGGACCTCGACCGCCAGTTGCTCACAAGACCTCGACTTGGCGATGGTCCACTCGCCGTGCGCTGGACCCCGACCCTTGCGCGCAGCCCGGCGCGCAGGGCCTCGACGTAGCGCAGGGCCTCGACGTAGCTTTAGCTACCACCTGCGCGGCAAGGGGACGACATGGCAACGGGAAGCACCACGGGGCGGTTTGAGGTCGGCGACATCGTGAAGCTCAAGAGCGGCGGCCCGGAGATGACAGTGGAGGAAACGTATGACGACTACGACTCGTGCAAGTGCCAGTGGTTTGCTGGCAAGAAGCTGGAGACCGGTAGCTTCCCGTATGCCTCGCTGGAACGCGCTCCAGTGAAGGCGCCGATCCCGGCACCCGGCACTGGCAGGGCGGGCGCGTGACACCCGCCGAGGTGGCCGACTGGATGCTGGCTCATCTCCATCGCGACGGCTGCGTCTACCAAGACGACGTCGTCGACATGCTCGCGAGACACGGCGCAGACGTCTTGCTGCGCGAGAATGCCGACGGCAACCTAGTCCTGAGCAAACCGGTCCTCGACGCTTTCATGAAGGTCTCGCCCGAGACGGTTGTGTGGATCAAGCCAGAGCGCTACTGGCGATGGCGTGTTGCCGAAGATGAGCCTGGCCGCGAACAACGCGGCTGAGGAGGCACACGGCCGTCGGCGGCGGCTCGTGCCCATCCTCGGCTTGATTACCGAATAGCCCTGCGCTTCAACGATCCTGAGCGCTTGGATTCTGCGGACGGCCTGCACGTCTTCGCGGGTGCTCAAGTGGCTTGGCGGGGCCACCCTGGCCCTCCCAGGTGCCGTTCAAAAAGCGGCGCAGAGAGGCTGCCGAGATACGGCATAGGCCCCCAGGCTGCTCCGGAACCTTCGGCAGTCCCCGACTCACCTGCTGCGCGGCCTTGCGGATGGAGCACTCCCCGCTGACCACCAGCCGCGCCGCCTCCTGCAGCAGCGCCAAGTTCTTGAACGGCCGGCCGATGTGCTTCCCCTGGGCGCGCGCGTGGTCCTGCCCTTCCTTCGACCGGCGACGGAGCCGCTTCAGCTCTGTGGCCGCCATGCCGCTCGTGACTCCCAGCAGGATGGGCTTGTTGTCGTCGTCCTCCTCTAGCCACTTCTCCGCGATGGAGGCGCACGTCACGCCAGCCGCCTCCAGGCTCTGGATCTGGAGCAGCATGAACGCCTGGTCACGGCCGAACCGGTCCAGCGCCCAGACCAGGAACGCCTGCGGTTGCTGCTCCATGCCCGCCATCGCATCGCCCACCGCGCGCAGGAACTCGGCACGGTCGTTCTTGGTGCCCTTGGCTACCTCGACGTACCAGACAGGGAACCACCCGCGCTCATCGCAGAAGGCCTGCATGCGCGCGCGCTGCACCTCGGGGTCCTGCTCATCCGAGGAGACCCGGCGGTAGCAGCGGCACACAGTGACGCCGGGTGGAGGGGTGAGGGGCTTCATGGTGTGCCTCGCTTCTTCCGCCATGCCCGGCGCGTCCGAGGCTCGGTCCACCCCCATAGCTTGGCCTGCAGCAGCGGGTTTGCCTTTGCCACGCGGATGAAGTCCTTGAGGCTCAGCGTCACCAGCTTGGATCCACGCGTGCCCGCCTTCGTCACCACCGCGGGCATGCTGTCCTTGCGCGCCTTGGAGGCTTCCGCCGTCTCGCGGTAGAGGCGCTCTACCGGCCGGTGCCCTCCTGACTTGCACTCAGCCCAGAGCACTCCGGCCTCAACGTCCGGCGCGCCATGCTGGCGCTGGAACTGGAGGCAACGCTTCGCACCGGGGGCGAGCTTGCGCAGCTCCCGCGCCGTCTCCCGCTCAAACGTCTTCCACTTCTTCACCCCTTTGCTGGTCATTCCTCGGCGGCCCACTGGTGGCTTCTCCTTCCGTTCAACGCGGTTGAGTGCTGCTGGTGCTCTGTACGCATCGGCTGTCTTCGTCACGAGGTGCTCCGGGTAAGAGGGAGGGAGGGCAGGAGGGGGCCCGCGCCCACCACCGGCAGGCGCTTGGCGAGTTCGCGGGCGATGAAGAGCAGCGCCACGCACTGGCGGCGGGTGTGGCCCTCGGGGCTCTCCCACGGCAGATGCCCGTTGCCCTCGGCCACGGCCAGCCTGTCTCGAAGCCTCTGCCCCTCGGAGCTGTGGCCGCCCTCGGACAGGGCGAACTCCTCGAGCAGCTCGGCGCGCACGTCGAAGCGCACCGCGTCCAAGGCCTTGTCCACCTCCGCCCAGGCGGCCTTGGTGAGCCTCAGGTAGTGGAAGGCCACCTGCAGCGAGGGGTGGCCGTGGGCTACGTCCTCGGCGGCCTTGTCCAGGGCCCGGAGGACTTCCCAGCGCAGGGCGGGGCTCACCGAGGGCATGGGCGCCTCCCGCTTGCCAGGATCCGGATGAGTGCCGCCTGGCGGCCCTCCTTCGCCCTCAACCACCGGTCCCGAAGTGGGCTTGAGGCCTCAGGCACTTCGAGCAGCAGCGCGCCGATCTCCTCGGCCTCCCACACACGCTCGGCCGGCGCGGTGGGCAACGTTGGCCTCGGATCCACAGGCTTGGGTGCTGCCAGGGCTGGTGCCTGCAGCTGTACGGGCCTCGCCTTGGGCGCTGGGCGTGGCGCGGTGGCCTTGCGCGGCACCGGAGGCGGCGCGGGCCTCTTCAGGTACGCCCCGCGCACCCCTTCACTCTTGGGCGCGGGAGGCAGCCTCCGGAGGGCTGCGGCATGTTCCTCCGGTACCTCTCGGGCCGCTTCGCTCCTGCTCACCGTGGGTGTGGAGGTGCCCAGCAGTTGAGCCAGTTGGCCCTGTGTGTAGCCGAGGGTCTTGCGCAGCTCGGCAGCTTCCGCCCCCGTCATGGCGCGGCCCTCCCAGCCTCGAATAGGTCCGCCTGCGCGGCCTTGAGGCAGTGTGGCGAGAGCCACACCCGCTCACGCTTCGAGTTCTCCTTGCTGCCACGCGCGGCCGCGTACCCGCCGGAGGCTTCCCAGGCCACGCATCGCCAGGTGGGCGGCATGGTGTGCTCACCCTCGTAGCCGCACAGGGCTATGCGCAGCTTCGGGTTGTCCCCGTTCGCCAGGGCCCATTCGCGCACCGCCCGAGAAACTTGCGCCGCCGCCTCGTTGTAGACGTCCTCTTCTTCGTCATACGGCGGGTCCAGCAGCACGCCCGTCACGCCAAGCTGCACCGTCGCGGAAGGTGTCAGCACGCGGGCCCAGTCGCCGCAGTACACGCGCACCCTGCGGAGCCTCTCTCCGAGCGCGCGAAACCAGGCGCGTACTGCCTCCGGCCCCTCCGAGGCCCGCCGCCCGTGAATGCCACGCAGCCCGTTGCCCGGGTGGGCCCGGCCTTCCCACTCGGGGTTGGTGCACCAGCCGTCTCCGATCCACTGGGAGATTCCCCAGACCCACCGGCCCGCTACCTCGCAGTCGAAGAAGTTCGGGTCCGTCCGCATGCGCTCGCGAAAGTCTGGGCCCAGTGGCCGCCGCGTCTCGCTGAGGGCCTTGTCCAGAATGCTCGTGGCGAGTTCCATGCTCCCGGCACCCAGCGCGGCCCGAGCTTGGGCAGCAGCTGCGCGGAGCGCGGCCGCCTCGTCTGGCGGGCCGTGGGTGAGCCACTTGTGCCAGGCGTGCAGGTCCGCTTCGTTCACGGGCCAGTCCGCGTGCGCGGCCACTCCTTCCGGATCCACGGCCACGGCCCGCCAGAAGTTGGCCAGGTACGTGTCGATGTCGTTCACTGTTTCCACGCCCGGCAGGTGCGGCCGGGCCAGCAGAACCGCGAGGCTGCCGGCAAAGGGCTCCACGTAGTTGGGCACGTTGCCCAGCGCCTGCCAGATGATGCTGGCGGCGCGGGCCTTGCCCCCGAACCACGGGAAGGGGGCACGAAGAATGGCCGTCACTCGGTGCCTCCCTTCGTGTTGGGAGGCAGGCCGGACGCCTCTCGCGCCGCCTTCACCTTGTCCACGGTGCCCTTGAAGCCGGAGGCGCGCAGCACCCTGAGAATCTGGGTGTCCGTGAGGCCCGCCCGGCACTGGCGCGCCACGGCCTTGCGGAACTCCTCCTCCGCCTGGGTGCGCAGCTGCGCGTTCTGCGCGTACGCCTGCTCCAGGGCCTTGCCACCCTCGTGCGCGCTCACGGCAGCACCTCCGGCGCATTCACCGCAGAGGCCGCGCAGCACTCGCGCGGCCCGGCGGGCTGCCACTGGCAGTCAGCCAGGTACCGCCTGCCATGCACGCACACAGGCCAGCCTGGAATGTCGTCACGCATGAGGCGCGGCGCGTGGGGCCCGCTGCCTCCGGGCCTGGAGAGGCCGCACTTCTCGCAGAACCGTTGGGGCTCGCTGCGGCGCACGTGCACGGTGCCCGTGGACACGGCTCCACCTGCGCCCCGAGCACTCCCCTTGGCCCATGCGCGGTGGCTCGGGCGCGTGGCTGCTACCGCCTCGGCCAGGGCCCTCTGGTGGCCCGTGGGCGGGCCCTCGGTGGGGCTCGCCTCGCGCAGTGCGGCCGAGAGGTGCTCGGCTTCGAGCACCTGCCTGCGCACCTCCTCCAGTCGCCCGGGAGTGAGGTTCCACAGGCCCAGCGCGCCCTTGCTCTGCACAGGCCGCGCAAGGCGCACCGTGCCTTCAAGCACCCAGTGCACCTGTCCTGGCACCGCCCAGCGAGAGGGGCTGTTGTGCACAGCACGGGCGAGCACAGCCACGGCCACCACGGCGCCCTTCACGCACGTGCGCGGTCCCGGCACGCGCAGCCCGAGCACATCCACAATCGAGTAGGCGCCCTGGGTGTCGTAGTCCTGGCCCGCGTGAATGGCGAGCAGCTTCCCCACGGCGTGCGCAGGTGGCTCCCAACCACGGTTCTCCACGTCCTTGCCGAGTTCAGCCACGGCACTTGCCCATGGCTGCTTCAGCGTCAGGGCCTGGAGCACCGTGGCAGACCGGAGCAGGTCCACCACGGTGGGCCTCATGGGGTGTCTCCCCGCGCAGCCTCCGCCTTGGCCCGCCGGAGCTGCTCCGCTGCGAGCTCGCCCCGGTACCAGCGCAGGCGGGTGCACACCGCCTTGAGGGAGTCCTTGCGGCGCACCGCGCAGGCGTGCTGGTGCAGCGCCAGGGCCAGCGCGCGCAGGAAGAGGGCGCGCCATTGGTCTCTGGCAGCGGTGCGCGCCTGGGCTATGTCCTTCCAGGCGTCGCGGGTGCTGGTCATCAACTCCAAGTCCCAGCCCAGCGCCTCGAGCTGCGCGCCCAGGTTGCCCATGGCCTCTCCGGCCTTGTCCCTGCGCAGCTCCGCGTCGTAGGCGCGCTGTTGGGCCTCTCCGAGGGCCACCAGCAGCCCGGCGTTCTGGGCCTCCAGCTGCGCGGCCTTCATGCGCAGGGCGGGCACCGCCAGCGCCAGGCACGTGTCACAGGCTTCCGCCCCTGCGCGGGCTTGGGGCAAGCGCCCCTGGCACTTCGGGCAGCGAGGCGCGCGCCGCCAGCCCTCCCAGCGGCGAGCCAGGCCGGCACGGGCGCGACGGTAGCCGTGGCAGATCCACCCCCACGCGGCAGCGGCTCGGGCCCTGCGCGCCCACGCCAGGGCCCGCTGGCTGGCCTCCTGTACGCTGTGGGCGAGCACGGCGGCCTCGTGCAGGGTGAGGCCCAGAAGCAGCGCCACGGCCCGCCAGAGGCCCTCGGAGCGGCTCTCCGCCGTGCCATGAGGGGCAGGGGTGGCCGTCCCGAGCCCTCCCGCCGTGCTGCCGGTGCTCAGGAGTGCCCTGTCCCTCTCTTCGCGGGCAGCGTCCCGCTCATGCAGGTACCGCTCGGCACTCCGGGCCTCGCGATCCACGGCCCTGCGCAGCGCCACCCCCTCGCGCATGGCCAGCCGCAGTTCCCTCGCCATGCGCGCAAGGCCTTCGTTGAGCCGGAAGGCCGCGCCCAGCTCCTGGTGGGTGACAGCGAGCCCTTGCAGCTCCTCCAGCTCGTCATCCGTCACGCCCGCGGTAGCACCCTCCGCCTTGGTGCTCGGAGGTTCCACCGCAGGTGCCAAGGCCGCCTCGGTGGCCCCTCCGCCGTCCCCGGTGAGGCTGGGGACGGCTCCGGGAACCGCAGACGGCACCACACCCTCCGGCAGCCCCTCTCCCCGGCAGTAGCAGCAGTCCGGGCCGCACAACGAGCTACTGCCACCAGCCGAATCCGCGCCATTTAGGGGATTTGAAGAATCTTGCCCCCGCGCACCCCCTCCAGGGTCCTCCTGCCCTCCTACAGAAGGCCCCTCTGGAACCTCCCGTTTAGGGATATTTGAGCTTCCAGGGTGAGCACAGACTTCCGCAGACTGCTGCGATCTGCATGAAGGACGATGTCCGGCTTGATGGTGCGCCACAGTTCGCCCGTACAGTCCTGGGCGATCAGACGCGCCTCCTCCTCCCTGCTCACCGTCTCCAGCACCTTCGCGTTGGGGTAGTAGCGGTAGCGCTGCTCGATGCTGAACGGCGCGGGCCAGAGCTGCTCCAGGACTTCTTGAGCACACTGGAGGGCGACCGCATGCTTCTGCTGCCCCAGCAACATGGCCCGGGTGATGGGTCTGCCACAGCCATCCACCTCCACCTCCTCACCGCACTCCTCTCGAGTCGGGGCCCGGTTGCCAAAGTACCGGGCGTTCACCTGCCGCTCCGCCAGCCGTGCGCACTCCGCCAGTTGCTCCTCGAGTTCTCCCACCGCGTTGTCGCTCTCCAGCACCATGAGCAGCATCGGCACCCATTCGGCCAGCTGCGAAGCCACCACCCGACTGGCGGCAGGGGCAAGGCTACCCGCCGCTCCACTTGCGGTGGCCGCATGGCGGACGCTGCTCGCGGTTTCTGTGTCGAGGCGCAGTTCCCTGCGGGTCGAGGACCGAGGGCTGCTGGCACAAGCTGCTAGCAGGGAGCTGGCAAGAAGCAGGCACGCAAGTTTTCGGAGCACTCTTCGACCTAATAGAATGGTCGAGCGCTCCCGCCCCCACCGCTTCATGACGTGCTTCATCAAGCTCATGTCGTACCACCGGCTCCCTCATGTTGAGGGCGAGTTCCAAGTTGCCGTCGACGCGGTGCGTTGCGCGCTCACCCAGCAGTATCTCCGAGACCCGCACTTGGGCGGCCCTGGCGTCTTCCGCCAGGAATTTGGCGCGTCCGGCCAGGAAATCCTCGCCGAATTCTCCTACCTTCCCCATACCGACTTCCCCACGAGGACCCGTCCCATGCTCAACCCCCGCCTGCAGGCCCTCTTCGACGACTACTTCTCCTCTCACCAGCACCCCATCAACCGGCTGACCCACAAGGTCGCCATCCCCGTCATCGTCCTGCACATCGTCGCCATGCTGGACTGGGTCAAGCTCTTCAGCTTCCCCGGGCTCCCCGGCGGCGACCTTACCCTCGGCATCGTCGCGTGGCTGCTCGCCACCCTCTGGTACCTGCGCGCCGATGTGAAGCTGGGCCTCATCGTCTCCGTCGCCATGGCCCTGTGCTTCCCCCTCGGCCGCATGATGCCTGTCTGGTCCGTGGTCGCCATCGCCGTGGGCGGCTGGCTCATCCAGCTCGCTGGCCACGCCGTCTGGGAGAAGAAGTCGCCTTCCTTCCTCACCAACATGGTCCACGCCCTCATCGGGCCCATGTTCTTCGTCGCCCTCATCACCGGCGACTACGCCATCAAGTCCCAGCCGATGGACGCCTCCGCCTCGCGGGCCTGAGCCATGCGCTTCGCTCAGAAGATGCGC
It encodes:
- a CDS encoding RCC1 repeat-containing protein, with the protein product MTVTVVVTNGSDVSTVKTFTLPATSCPTPSVAAGPHHSLALRRDGTVWAWGNNDNGQLGDESTTQRLSPVRVPGLTSVTALAAGGTHSLALRSDGSVWAWGNNGTGQLGDGSTINRPSPVQVPGLTSVTALAAGGRHSLALRSDGSVWAWGNNGTGQLGDGSTINRPSPVQVPGLTSVTALATGPEYSLALRSDGTVWAWGSNFYGQLGDGSTTQRRSPVQVIGLTSVTALAAGGTHSLALRSDGTVWAWGDNFYGQLGDGSTTRRIIPAQVPGFTSVTALAASDGHSMALRSDGTVWVWGSNDYGQFGDGSSSPFFGRASPAQVPNLTSVTALATGGRHSLALRSDGTVWAWGDNAFGQIGIGFSKRQAAPVQSAGLTDIIGLAAGDGHSLALRSDGTVWAWGDNAAGELGDGSTIDRPSPVQVPNLTSVTALAAGGSYSLALRSDGTVWAWGSNFYGQLGDGSSISRLSPVQVPNLTSVTALAAGGRHSLALRSNGTVWAWGYNGTGQLGDGSTIDRPSPVQVPGLTSVIALTAGFNHSVALRGGERTVWAWGNNDNGQLGDGSTTQRLSPVQVPSLTSVTALAAGYFHSLALRSNGTVWAWGDNSSGQLGDGSTTQRPAPVQVPNLTSVNALAAGGRHSLTLRSDGSVWAWGNNGTGQLGDGSTINRPSPVQVPGLTSVTALAAGGTHSLALRSDGSVWAWGNNGTGQLGDGSTINRPSPVQVPGLTSVVALTAGFNHSVALRGERTVWAWGDNTYGQIGNGAAAMMPLPVRALLP
- a CDS encoding DUF962 domain-containing protein; protein product: MLNPRLQALFDDYFSSHQHPINRLTHKVAIPVIVLHIVAMLDWVKLFSFPGLPGGDLTLGIVAWLLATLWYLRADVKLGLIVSVAMALCFPLGRMMPVWSVVAIAVGGWLIQLAGHAVWEKKSPSFLTNMVHALIGPMFFVALITGDYAIKSQPMDASASRA
- a CDS encoding YodC family protein → MATGSTTGRFEVGDIVKLKSGGPEMTVEETYDDYDSCKCQWFAGKKLETGSFPYASLERAPVKAPIPAPGTGRAGA
- a CDS encoding DNA adenine methylase encodes the protein MTAILRAPFPWFGGKARAASIIWQALGNVPNYVEPFAGSLAVLLARPHLPGVETVNDIDTYLANFWRAVAVDPEGVAAHADWPVNEADLHAWHKWLTHGPPDEAAALRAAAAQARAALGAGSMELATSILDKALSETRRPLGPDFRERMRTDPNFFDCEVAGRWVWGISQWIGDGWCTNPEWEGRAHPGNGLRGIHGRRASEGPEAVRAWFRALGERLRRVRVYCGDWARVLTPSATVQLGVTGVLLDPPYDEEEDVYNEAAAQVSRAVREWALANGDNPKLRIALCGYEGEHTMPPTWRCVAWEASGGYAAARGSKENSKRERVWLSPHCLKAAQADLFEAGRAAP
- a CDS encoding recombinase family protein yields the protein MKPLTPPPGVTVCRCYRRVSSDEQDPEVQRARMQAFCDERGWFPVWYVEVAKGTKNDRAEFLRAVGDAMAGMEQQPQAFLVWALDRFGRDQAFMLLQIQSLEAAGVTCASIAEKWLEEDDDNKPILLGVTSGMAATELKRLRRRSKEGQDHARAQGKHIGRPFKNLALLQEAARLVVSGECSIRKAAQQVSRGLPKVPEQPGGLCRISAASLRRFLNGTWEGQGGPAKPLEHPRRRAGRPQNPSAQDR
- a CDS encoding helix-turn-helix domain-containing protein, with amino-acid sequence MTGAEAAELRKTLGYTQGQLAQLLGTSTPTVSRSEAAREVPEEHAAALRRLPPAPKSEGVRGAYLKRPAPPPVPRKATAPRPAPKARPVQLQAPALAAPKPVDPRPTLPTAPAERVWEAEEIGALLLEVPEASSPLRDRWLRAKEGRQAALIRILASGRRPCPR
- a CDS encoding DUF6953 family protein, translated to MTPAEVADWMLAHLHRDGCVYQDDVVDMLARHGADVLLRENADGNLVLSKPVLDAFMKVSPETVVWIKPERYWRWRVAEDEPGREQRG
- a CDS encoding class I SAM-dependent methyltransferase, which produces MKTATDKNAVQRARSVKLLLEQVRTNVQRASEELGELTEGLPEEQGHHAQELSVALGHMQGESEAAVRRAHRLLCEVDPDAKAGDVAHLLGEALVVLLEAFPEQTTPAQRAAVRKAHHALKRGGIE